The following proteins come from a genomic window of Heyndrickxia acidicola:
- a CDS encoding ABC transporter permease yields the protein MMNLAKRVIRQTINDKRSVMMILVAPLLILTLLYFLLGDSGYVPTIGINNSAIPAPLATALKAQELKVVNISDSDAKHVKKYLKDHHDVDAIFTISKSSGTAVTMYEPSSKAAKAVTNIQKALTSLNPSAKVNMSYVYGSEGESTFDSLGYVFLGIFSFFLVFIISGMALVRERSGGTLERLLMTPVKRGEVILGYTIGYGVFAVIQAILIVLYSIYVLKLSSIGNIGWILAAMVLLAVTAVSFGAMISVFSSSELQVVQMIPFTIIPQVFFSGLIPLDLIPYHLGYLCYIMPVYYGAAAIKGVMIYGDGFLQIWAYLLGLIVYAFLLYLLNTQALKKFRKL from the coding sequence ATGATGAATTTAGCTAAACGCGTCATCCGTCAAACGATAAATGACAAGCGCAGTGTTATGATGATTTTAGTTGCGCCGCTATTGATTTTGACTTTGCTTTATTTCTTGCTTGGTGATTCAGGCTATGTGCCAACCATTGGAATTAACAATAGTGCAATACCAGCACCTCTTGCAACAGCTTTAAAAGCACAAGAGTTGAAAGTTGTTAACATTTCGGACAGTGATGCTAAACATGTAAAAAAATATTTAAAGGACCATCATGATGTGGATGCAATTTTTACTATTTCAAAAAGTTCGGGAACAGCTGTTACGATGTATGAGCCTTCGTCTAAAGCGGCAAAGGCAGTAACTAATATTCAAAAGGCATTAACTTCCTTAAATCCTTCTGCAAAGGTCAATATGTCCTATGTTTATGGGTCTGAAGGCGAGTCAACATTTGATTCCCTCGGATATGTGTTTCTTGGTATATTCTCATTCTTCTTAGTCTTTATCATTTCGGGAATGGCGCTTGTAAGAGAACGAAGTGGGGGGACATTGGAAAGATTATTGATGACACCAGTTAAACGCGGCGAGGTCATTCTTGGTTATACGATAGGATATGGTGTGTTTGCAGTTATTCAGGCGATCCTCATTGTCCTCTATTCTATTTATGTGTTGAAATTAAGTTCAATTGGGAACATTGGCTGGATTTTGGCAGCGATGGTTTTATTAGCCGTTACAGCCGTTTCATTTGGTGCCATGATTTCTGTGTTTTCTAGTTCAGAGCTGCAAGTCGTCCAAATGATTCCGTTTACCATTATTCCGCAAGTGTTCTTTTCGGGTTTGATTCCATTAGATTTAATCCCATATCATCTAGGGTATCTATGTTACATTATGCCAGTATATTATGGTGCAGCTGCGATTAAAGGTGTCATGATTTATGGCGATGGTTTCCTTCAAATCTGGGCTTATCTTCTCGGGTTAATTGTGTATGCATTCCTGTTATATCTATTAAACACACAAGCGTTAAAAAAATTCAGGAAACTTTGA